Proteins encoded together in one Prunus dulcis chromosome 3, ALMONDv2, whole genome shotgun sequence window:
- the LOC117621848 gene encoding T-complex protein 1 subunit gamma-like: MATRVLMVKQWPYEAAAIAFEAIPRTLAQNCGVNVIRTMTALQGKHANGENAWIGIDGNTGVITDVKEKKIWDAYNVKAQSFKAAIEAACLLLRIDDIVSGMKKKQPPGGKARSKPQVEREGDADNEQIIPE; this comes from the exons ATGGCTACACGTGTTTTGATGGTAAAACAGTGGCCGTATGAAGCTGCTGCTATAGCTTTTGAGGCTATACCACGTACTTTGGCTCAGAATTGCGGGGTGAATGTGATTAGAACAATGACGGCGCTGCAGGGAAAG cATGCAAATGGTGAAAATGCATGGATTGGCATTGATGGTAACACTGGTGTGATAACTGatgtgaaagagaaaaag ATATGGGATGCCTACAACGTGAAGGCCCAGAGTTTTAAAGCGGCCATAGAAGCTGCTTGCCTACTTCTCAGAATCGATGACATTGTGAGtgggatgaagaagaagcagcctcCTGGTGGCAAAGCTCGTTCGAAGCCTCAAGTTGAGAGAGAAGGCGATGCAGATAATGAGCAAATAATTCCGGAGTGA